A window of Streptomyces armeniacus contains these coding sequences:
- a CDS encoding carbohydrate kinase family protein: MSPPFDLLVIGDANPDVVLGPVPGALAYGQREQLVAHGSLVLGGSAAIAACGAARLGLRVAFAGRVGDDPAGAFVRHALAERGVDTGALTTDPELPTPLTTVLTRGTDRAILTAPGCLPATGPHDVPGALLGGTRHVHAASFFLLPELARALPEVFRAAQAHGATTSLDTNDDPDRSWDPELLAPVLRRTDFLLPNADEAHALAASLGAAPVTGADALTAAAAELAGYGPLVAVKNGADGALAHDGIRTWRAAPVPVDPLDTVGAGDSFDAGFLAALLRGEDTARALQLAAACGALSTRAHGGTAAQPDWDEAVAAAHRPAPASVQTSAPAPAPASPPPSDADHPDHSHHPNQRTHR, encoded by the coding sequence ATGTCCCCACCCTTTGACCTGCTCGTGATCGGCGACGCCAACCCGGACGTCGTCCTCGGCCCCGTGCCCGGCGCCCTCGCCTACGGCCAGCGCGAACAACTCGTCGCCCACGGCAGCCTCGTCCTCGGCGGCTCCGCCGCCATCGCGGCGTGCGGCGCCGCACGCCTCGGCCTGCGGGTGGCCTTCGCCGGCCGCGTCGGCGACGACCCCGCGGGCGCCTTCGTACGGCATGCGCTGGCCGAACGGGGCGTCGACACCGGCGCCCTCACCACCGACCCCGAGCTGCCGACGCCGCTCACCACCGTGCTCACGCGCGGCACCGATCGGGCCATCCTCACCGCGCCCGGCTGCCTGCCAGCGACCGGACCGCACGACGTGCCCGGCGCGCTGCTGGGCGGGACCCGGCACGTGCACGCGGCGTCGTTCTTCCTGCTGCCGGAGCTGGCACGGGCGCTGCCCGAGGTGTTCCGCGCCGCGCAGGCACACGGCGCCACCACCTCCCTGGACACCAACGACGATCCGGACCGGAGCTGGGACCCGGAGCTGCTCGCGCCGGTGCTGCGCCGTACGGACTTCCTGCTGCCGAACGCGGACGAGGCGCACGCCCTGGCCGCGTCCCTCGGGGCCGCCCCCGTGACGGGGGCCGACGCCCTTACGGCGGCCGCCGCCGAACTCGCCGGGTACGGCCCGCTGGTGGCCGTCAAGAACGGCGCCGACGGCGCCCTCGCGCACGACGGCATCCGTACGTGGCGTGCCGCGCCCGTTCCCGTCGACCCGCTCGACACGGTCGGCGCGGGCGACAGCTTCGACGCCGGGTTCCTCGCCGCCCTCCTGCGCGGCGAGGACACCGCCCGCGCGCTCCAGCTCGCCGCCGCCTGCGGCGCCCTGTCCACCCGTGCGCACGGCGGCACCGCGGCGCAGCCCGACTGGGACGAGGCCGTGGCCGCCGCGCACAGGCCCGCGCCCGCGTCCGTTCAGACGTCCGCGCCCGCGCCCGCGCCCGCGTCCCCGCCTCCGTCCGACGCAGACCACCCGGACCACTCGCACCACCCGAACCAGAGGACCCACCGATGA
- a CDS encoding DeoR/GlpR family DNA-binding transcription regulator, translated as MLKSDRLNRIIDHVAAEGSVDVQGLVTLLGVSGATVRRDLQELHERGMLQRTHGGAVTAAFEQPVRHRAGRQRAEKQRIAAAAAQLVPEGAVVGLTGGTTVTEVARALAGRGGITVVTNAVNIAADLVVRPDIQLVVIGGNARSQSYELVGPVAERVLDEYHIDISFIGVDGLTVRRGCSTHDEMEAHTDRAFLRNSTRAVVVADHTKIGKITFARICPLTDISTVVTDGAADEAETAAIRALGVQVLTA; from the coding sequence ATGCTCAAGAGTGATCGCTTGAACCGGATCATCGACCACGTCGCCGCCGAAGGCAGCGTGGACGTCCAGGGGCTGGTCACCCTGCTGGGCGTGTCCGGTGCGACCGTACGCCGCGACCTGCAGGAGCTGCACGAGCGCGGCATGCTCCAGCGCACCCACGGCGGAGCGGTCACGGCCGCGTTCGAGCAGCCCGTGCGGCACCGCGCGGGGCGGCAGCGGGCGGAGAAGCAGCGCATCGCCGCCGCCGCGGCTCAACTCGTGCCCGAGGGCGCCGTGGTGGGACTGACCGGCGGCACGACGGTCACCGAGGTCGCGCGGGCGCTGGCCGGGCGCGGCGGCATCACCGTGGTCACGAACGCCGTGAACATCGCCGCCGATCTGGTCGTACGCCCCGACATCCAGCTCGTCGTCATCGGCGGCAACGCGCGCTCGCAGAGCTACGAGCTGGTCGGCCCGGTCGCGGAACGGGTGCTGGACGAGTACCACATCGACATCAGCTTCATCGGCGTGGACGGGCTGACCGTACGGCGCGGCTGCAGCACCCACGACGAGATGGAGGCGCACACGGACCGCGCGTTCCTGCGCAACAGCACGCGTGCGGTGGTCGTCGCCGACCACACCAAGATCGGCAAGATCACCTTCGCCCGGATCTGCCCGCTGACCGACATCAGCACGGTGGTCACCGACGGCGCGGCGGACGAGGCGGAGACGGCGGCGATCCGCGCGCTGGGCGTGCAGGTGCTCACGGCCTGA
- a CDS encoding carbohydrate ABC transporter permease — MAIVPRPVTLEPRAAERRRARTRRARRETATAWTFTAPATVIILGLGIIPVIWSLLLSFRADDLVTPGRWVGLDNYRALAEDPNFHTAVSNTLVYAGLYVPLSLAGGLALALALNRRIRLIGLYRTLVFIPFVVSATAQGVLFSFILDPQFGAANSLLHKLGISPQGFLSDPDQALYLLVLISLWSGVGFCVVVFLAALQDVPPELVESARLDGAGRWRVLRHITLPTLTPVGIFLLLWQFIQALQVFDLVYVTTKGGPLGSTTVIVYFVWEQAFRTFTAGYGAAAAYVLALALFVAGAALRLTRRRQSARTEAAPEAAPAVLKEGAAR, encoded by the coding sequence ATGGCGATAGTGCCGCGCCCCGTCACCCTCGAACCGCGTGCCGCCGAGCGGCGGCGTGCCCGCACCCGGCGCGCCCGCCGGGAGACGGCCACCGCGTGGACGTTCACCGCGCCCGCCACCGTGATCATCCTCGGGCTGGGCATCATCCCGGTGATCTGGTCGCTGCTGCTGTCGTTCCGCGCGGATGACCTGGTCACGCCGGGCCGCTGGGTCGGCCTGGACAACTACCGCGCGCTGGCGGAGGACCCGAACTTCCACACCGCCGTGAGCAACACCCTCGTATACGCAGGCCTGTACGTGCCCCTGAGCCTCGCCGGGGGCCTCGCGCTGGCCCTCGCCCTGAACCGCCGCATCCGGCTCATCGGCCTCTACCGCACGCTGGTCTTCATCCCGTTCGTCGTCTCGGCGACGGCGCAGGGTGTGCTGTTCTCGTTCATCCTCGACCCGCAGTTCGGCGCGGCCAACTCGCTGCTGCACAAGCTCGGCATCTCCCCGCAGGGCTTCCTCAGCGACCCGGATCAGGCGCTTTACCTGCTGGTGCTGATCTCCCTCTGGAGCGGCGTCGGCTTCTGCGTCGTCGTCTTCCTGGCCGCGCTCCAGGACGTGCCGCCGGAGCTGGTGGAGTCCGCGCGGCTGGACGGGGCGGGACGGTGGCGCGTGCTGCGGCACATCACGCTGCCGACGCTCACGCCGGTCGGGATCTTCCTGCTGCTGTGGCAGTTCATCCAGGCACTGCAGGTCTTCGACCTGGTGTACGTGACCACGAAGGGCGGGCCGCTGGGCTCGACCACGGTGATCGTGTACTTCGTGTGGGAGCAGGCGTTCCGCACGTTCACGGCCGGATACGGCGCGGCCGCCGCGTACGTGCTCGCCCTCGCCCTGTTCGTGGCGGGCGCGGCGCTCCGGCTCACCCGGCGGCGGCAGTCCGCCCGTACGGAGGCGGCGCCCGAGGCGGCTCCTGCCGTACTGAAGGAAGGAGCCGCGCGATGA
- a CDS encoding alpha-glucosidase/alpha-galactosidase: MTGTKIVFVGAGSVVFTQGLLADLFAFSELRDARIALHDIDPERLATAEGAARHIAAERGATPVITAHPDRREALEGADFVINMIQVGMAAATRTDFDVPAGFGLRQTIGDTLGIGGIFRALRTFPVLRALAADMQAVCPDALLLNYTNPMAMNVMYLREVAPRLRVVGLCHSVHWTMHDLSKLVGVPYEDVSYLAAGVNHQAWVLRFEHREDGRNLYPLLDEAIERDPQLLRRVRVDMYRRLGHYPTETSEHSSEYVPWYLHHDSEVSRLRLPVGAYLGITEENTASYEKTRAALAAGEPLPVEGTMEYAPQIVHSVVTGTPRTVYGNVLNRGLIPELPAGAVVEVPCLVDSQGVQPTRIDALPPQCAALNRSYVNVNELTVRAATDGDPRHIRHAAMTDPATAAALPVDRIWSLCDTLVAAHGDLLQPNLRTPLGP; encoded by the coding sequence ATGACCGGCACCAAGATTGTTTTCGTAGGCGCGGGCAGCGTCGTGTTCACGCAGGGCCTGCTCGCCGACCTGTTCGCCTTCTCCGAGCTGCGCGACGCCCGTATCGCCCTGCACGACATCGACCCCGAACGGCTCGCCACCGCCGAGGGCGCCGCCCGCCACATCGCCGCCGAGCGCGGCGCCACCCCGGTCATCACCGCACACCCCGACCGCAGGGAGGCCCTGGAGGGCGCGGACTTCGTCATCAACATGATCCAGGTCGGCATGGCCGCTGCCACCCGTACGGACTTCGACGTGCCCGCCGGTTTCGGGCTGCGCCAGACCATCGGCGACACCCTCGGCATCGGCGGCATCTTCCGCGCGCTCCGTACGTTCCCGGTGCTCCGCGCGCTCGCCGCCGACATGCAGGCCGTCTGCCCGGACGCGCTCCTGCTCAACTACACCAACCCGATGGCGATGAACGTCATGTACCTGCGGGAGGTCGCCCCCCGGCTGCGCGTCGTCGGACTCTGCCACTCCGTGCACTGGACGATGCACGACCTGTCGAAGCTCGTCGGCGTCCCGTACGAGGACGTCTCGTACCTCGCCGCCGGTGTCAACCATCAGGCGTGGGTGCTGCGTTTCGAGCACCGGGAGGACGGGCGGAACCTGTACCCGCTGCTGGACGAGGCCATCGAACGCGACCCGCAGCTGCTGCGCCGGGTCCGCGTCGACATGTACCGGCGGCTCGGCCACTACCCGACGGAGACGAGCGAGCACTCCTCCGAGTACGTGCCGTGGTATCTGCACCACGACAGCGAAGTCAGCCGGCTGCGGCTGCCGGTGGGCGCGTACCTCGGCATCACGGAGGAGAACACCGCCAGCTACGAGAAGACCCGCGCGGCACTCGCCGCGGGCGAGCCGCTGCCCGTCGAGGGCACCATGGAGTACGCGCCACAGATCGTCCACAGCGTCGTCACCGGCACGCCCCGTACGGTCTACGGCAACGTGCTTAACCGCGGCCTGATCCCCGAACTCCCCGCGGGCGCCGTCGTCGAGGTGCCCTGCCTGGTCGACTCACAGGGAGTGCAGCCCACCCGTATCGACGCCCTGCCGCCGCAGTGCGCCGCGCTCAACCGCTCGTACGTGAACGTGAACGAGCTGACCGTACGGGCCGCGACGGACGGCGATCCGCGCCACATCCGGCACGCGGCGATGACGGACCCGGCCACCGCGGCGGCCCTCCCGGTGGACCGCATCTGGTCCCTGTGCGACACCCTGGTCGCCGCCCACGGCGACCTGCTCCAACCGAACCTGCGAACCCCGCTGGGCCCGTGA
- a CDS encoding ABC transporter substrate-binding protein, translating into MTRPLPRRRLLRGAAALTPAAVGVPLAAGCSAGASDGVSADGTVTVELWHGQSDTGRKAIEQLVTEFNRTHPRIRVDAGGGGVLADAMLQKVTAALASGSFPDIAYVFGSDLASVARSPSVVDLTEPLRGGATRWNGYWPAAREAVTLNGRLRAAPALLDSLSVVYNKKLFRAAGVPFPEPGWTWDEFVATARRLTDAGRGVFGTGWPGTGDEDTVWRLWPMVWDLGGEVVADDGRGIGFERQGVRALETLARLVRDKSVYVDPKPGGEQMYQVFMGGRMAMVATGPWQLPDILDAKVDYGVVPLPGYNGRSVTISGPDTWTVFDNGDARSRAAVEFVTWMIQPEQDARWGIAAGSLPLSTATERRPEWRRHSARTEGLPVFTKALETARVRPVHPAYPQISQALGEAIVAVLLGRRSPAEALRQCADKANAALLIPR; encoded by the coding sequence ATGACCCGACCCCTCCCCCGGCGCCGGCTGCTGCGCGGCGCCGCCGCGCTCACGCCGGCCGCCGTGGGCGTACCGCTGGCCGCCGGGTGCTCGGCCGGTGCCTCCGACGGTGTCAGCGCCGACGGCACGGTCACCGTCGAGCTGTGGCACGGGCAGAGCGACACCGGCCGCAAGGCGATCGAGCAGCTGGTGACGGAGTTCAACCGCACGCACCCCCGTATCCGCGTGGACGCGGGCGGCGGCGGGGTGCTGGCGGACGCCATGCTGCAGAAGGTGACGGCGGCGCTGGCGTCCGGTTCGTTCCCGGACATCGCCTACGTCTTCGGCTCGGACCTCGCCAGCGTCGCCCGCAGCCCCAGCGTCGTGGACCTCACCGAGCCGCTGCGCGGCGGCGCCACCCGCTGGAACGGCTACTGGCCCGCCGCCCGCGAGGCCGTCACCCTCAACGGGCGGCTGCGCGCCGCGCCCGCCCTGCTCGACTCGCTGTCCGTCGTCTACAACAAGAAGCTGTTCCGCGCGGCCGGCGTGCCGTTCCCCGAACCGGGCTGGACCTGGGACGAGTTCGTCGCAACGGCCCGGCGGCTCACCGACGCGGGGCGCGGCGTCTTCGGCACCGGCTGGCCGGGCACCGGGGACGAGGACACCGTCTGGCGGCTCTGGCCGATGGTCTGGGACCTGGGCGGCGAGGTGGTCGCCGACGACGGGCGCGGCATCGGCTTCGAACGGCAGGGCGTACGCGCCCTGGAGACGCTGGCGCGGCTGGTCCGCGACAAGAGCGTGTACGTCGATCCGAAGCCCGGCGGCGAGCAGATGTACCAGGTGTTCATGGGCGGCCGGATGGCCATGGTGGCGACGGGCCCGTGGCAGCTCCCCGACATCCTCGACGCGAAGGTCGACTACGGCGTGGTGCCGCTGCCCGGCTACAACGGCCGCTCCGTCACCATCTCCGGCCCGGACACCTGGACCGTCTTCGACAACGGCGACGCGCGGTCCCGTGCCGCCGTCGAGTTCGTCACCTGGATGATCCAGCCCGAACAGGACGCCCGCTGGGGCATCGCCGCCGGCAGCCTCCCCCTCAGCACGGCCACCGAGCGGCGCCCGGAGTGGCGGCGGCACTCGGCGCGTACGGAAGGGCTGCCGGTGTTCACCAAGGCGCTGGAGACCGCGCGGGTACGGCCGGTGCACCCCGCGTACCCGCAGATCTCGCAGGCGCTGGGCGAGGCGATCGTCGCCGTGCTGCTCGGCAGGCGCAGCCCGGCGGAGGCGCTGCGCCAGTGCGCCGACAAGGCCAACGCAGCCCTGCTGATCCCCCGATGA
- a CDS encoding class II fructose-bisphosphate aldolase codes for MTLLGTGDLVRAAGERGHGVGAFNAVLLEQLEAVLAGAEQADAAVVVQVSENAVAYRGALRPLAAAATAAVAATRTPASLHLDHATRTELIHEAVNCGFASVMYDGSRLPWAENVGRTREITAWCHERGVWVEAELGEVGGKDGAHAPGVRTDPGEAARFVEETGVDALAVAVGSSHAMTERRAELDLALVARLREAVPVPLVLHGSSGVPDGTLAAAVTAGIRKVNLSTHLNAVFTGAVRDVLAQRPELVDPRRYLGPAREAMADEVARILGVLGATGSAAAL; via the coding sequence GTGACGCTGCTCGGCACCGGAGACCTGGTACGGGCGGCGGGCGAACGCGGCCACGGCGTGGGCGCGTTCAACGCCGTCCTGCTGGAGCAGCTGGAGGCGGTGCTGGCCGGCGCGGAACAGGCCGATGCGGCGGTCGTGGTGCAGGTCAGCGAGAACGCCGTGGCGTACCGCGGTGCGCTGCGCCCCCTCGCCGCCGCCGCGACGGCGGCCGTCGCGGCCACCCGTACGCCCGCCTCGCTGCACCTGGACCACGCGACCCGTACGGAGCTCATCCACGAGGCGGTGAACTGCGGCTTCGCCTCGGTGATGTACGACGGCTCGCGGCTGCCGTGGGCCGAGAACGTCGGCCGGACGCGCGAGATCACCGCCTGGTGCCACGAGCGGGGCGTCTGGGTGGAGGCCGAACTCGGCGAGGTGGGCGGCAAGGACGGTGCGCACGCGCCCGGCGTACGCACCGACCCCGGCGAGGCCGCCCGCTTCGTCGAGGAGACGGGCGTGGACGCGCTGGCGGTGGCCGTCGGTTCGTCGCACGCGATGACCGAGCGCCGCGCGGAGCTGGACCTCGCGCTCGTCGCGCGGCTGCGGGAGGCGGTGCCGGTGCCGCTCGTCCTGCACGGCTCGTCCGGGGTGCCGGACGGCACGCTCGCGGCCGCCGTGACGGCCGGCATCCGCAAGGTGAACCTCTCCACGCACCTCAACGCGGTGTTCACCGGCGCCGTACGGGACGTCCTCGCGCAGCGGCCCGAACTGGTCGACCCGCGCCGCTACCTGGGGCCCGCGCGCGAGGCCATGGCGGACGAGGTGGCCCGGATCCTCGGCGTACTGGGCGCGACAGGGAGCGCGGCAGCGCTCTGA
- a CDS encoding carbohydrate ABC transporter permease, translating to MTHTAHTAETAPSAPTPAGGAAAWKTTPVRRPPGRRLPFSAWHLVLAPLALGFALPLLWLLLSSVMTDAEINRFPPALWPEGIDLGGYRYVLGNAMFPRWFANSLVVSGVAVLSNLLLGSLGGYAFARMRFAGSRLLLGLMLATMVIPFQLTMIPTFLVMKRLGLIDTLGALIVPALVTPFAVFLFRQFFLALPREMEEAAWIDGCSRLRVLFSIVLPLARPALATVAVLTFLSTWNDLTWPLIAINHDTQYTLQLGLTTFQGQHHTRWSAVMAGNVITVLPVLVAFLLAQKTFIQSLTSSGLKG from the coding sequence ATGACGCACACCGCTCACACCGCGGAGACGGCACCGTCCGCACCCACCCCGGCGGGCGGTGCGGCGGCGTGGAAAACGACGCCCGTACGGCGCCCGCCGGGGCGGCGGCTGCCGTTCAGCGCGTGGCACCTGGTGCTGGCGCCGCTCGCGCTCGGCTTCGCCCTGCCGCTGCTGTGGCTGCTGCTGAGCTCCGTGATGACGGACGCCGAGATCAACCGCTTCCCGCCCGCGTTGTGGCCCGAGGGCATCGACCTGGGCGGCTACCGGTACGTGCTGGGGAACGCGATGTTCCCCCGCTGGTTCGCCAACTCGCTCGTCGTCTCCGGCGTCGCGGTGCTCTCGAACCTGCTGCTCGGCTCGCTCGGCGGGTACGCGTTCGCACGGATGCGCTTCGCCGGGTCGCGGCTGCTGCTCGGGCTGATGCTGGCGACTATGGTCATCCCGTTCCAGCTGACCATGATCCCGACGTTCCTGGTGATGAAGCGGCTCGGGCTGATCGACACCCTCGGCGCGCTCATCGTGCCCGCGCTGGTCACGCCGTTCGCCGTGTTCCTCTTCCGGCAGTTCTTCCTCGCGCTGCCGCGGGAGATGGAGGAGGCGGCGTGGATCGACGGCTGCTCGCGGCTGCGCGTGCTGTTCTCGATCGTGCTCCCGCTGGCGCGGCCCGCACTGGCGACGGTGGCCGTGCTGACGTTCCTGTCCACCTGGAACGACCTGACGTGGCCGCTCATCGCGATCAACCACGACACCCAGTACACCCTGCAGTTGGGACTCACCACCTTCCAGGGACAGCACCACACCCGGTGGTCGGCGGTGATGGCGGGCAACGTCATCACGGTGCTGCCGGTCCTGGTGGCCTTCCTGCTGGCCCAGAAGACGTTCATCCAGTCGCTCACGTCGAGCGGCCTGAAGGGCTGA
- a CDS encoding SIS domain-containing protein: MSHTADEIASQPACWRQAVDLLPRHAAALPQPGERVAVIGCGTSWFMAQSYAALREAAGHGRTDAFAASEAPLDREYDRVLALTRSGTTTEVLHALERVRGRIRSTALTAVPDGPAGALADDSVVLDFADERSVVQTRFPTSQMILLRAHLGEDLSAALRDADTAVTEELDERVLAAPQITFLGAGWTYGLAQEAALKVREAAAWWTESYPAMEYRHGPIGIAAPGRAVWPLGAAALPAGLDGQIAATGAHLVRPSGLDPLAELVKAQRVAAELAATLGRDVDSPPHLTRSVVLEDAS, from the coding sequence ATGTCGCACACCGCGGACGAGATCGCATCCCAGCCCGCCTGCTGGCGGCAGGCGGTGGACCTGCTGCCGCGCCACGCGGCGGCGCTGCCGCAGCCCGGCGAGCGGGTGGCGGTGATCGGCTGCGGCACGTCCTGGTTCATGGCGCAGTCGTACGCGGCCCTGCGCGAGGCCGCGGGCCACGGCCGCACCGACGCGTTCGCCGCGTCCGAGGCGCCGCTGGACCGCGAGTACGACCGGGTGCTCGCGCTGACCCGTTCCGGCACGACCACCGAGGTGCTGCACGCCCTGGAGCGGGTGCGCGGCCGTATCCGCAGCACCGCCCTGACAGCGGTGCCGGACGGGCCTGCCGGAGCCCTGGCCGACGACAGCGTCGTACTGGACTTCGCCGACGAGCGGTCCGTCGTACAGACCCGCTTCCCCACCTCCCAGATGATCCTGCTCCGCGCCCACCTGGGCGAGGACCTGTCCGCGGCGCTGCGCGACGCGGACACGGCGGTGACCGAGGAGCTGGACGAACGGGTCCTCGCGGCGCCGCAGATCACCTTCCTCGGCGCGGGCTGGACGTACGGGCTGGCGCAGGAGGCCGCGCTGAAGGTGCGCGAGGCCGCCGCCTGGTGGACCGAGTCGTACCCGGCGATGGAGTACCGCCACGGCCCCATCGGCATCGCCGCCCCCGGCCGCGCCGTCTGGCCGCTGGGCGCGGCGGCGCTGCCGGCGGGGCTGGACGGGCAGATCGCGGCCACGGGTGCCCACCTCGTACGGCCCTCGGGGCTGGACCCGCTGGCCGAGCTGGTCAAGGCCCAGCGGGTGGCCGCGGAGCTGGCCGCCACGCTCGGGCGCGACGTGGACAGCCCGCCGCACCTGACCCGTTCCGTGGTGCTGGAGGACGCGTCGTGA
- a CDS encoding endo alpha-1,4 polygalactosaminidase, whose product MPATHALRRRRPWVAAALAAAALVAAGITGNTPSRASAAEPELPPPGAGFDYQIGGAYDPPAGTEVVSRDRTAEPAAGLYNICYVNAFQVQPGETGDWPADLLLRDENGDVVIDPDWDEALLDIGTAAKRERVAERVNKWTDGCADKGFDAVEPDNYDSYTRSQDLLTAADAKAFVTLLSAHAHSRGLAAAQKNTVELAGSRAETGLDFAVAEECAPWNECDEYAAAFDNHVVVVEYTDEGLRKACDGWGGELSIVRRDVAVSTPGSDGYVHRTC is encoded by the coding sequence ATGCCTGCCACTCACGCCCTGCGCCGCCGGCGCCCCTGGGTCGCCGCCGCCCTGGCCGCCGCCGCACTCGTCGCCGCCGGAATCACCGGCAACACGCCGTCCCGCGCCAGCGCCGCCGAGCCGGAGCTGCCGCCGCCGGGAGCCGGCTTCGACTACCAGATCGGCGGCGCGTACGACCCGCCCGCCGGCACCGAGGTGGTCAGCCGGGACCGTACGGCGGAGCCGGCCGCCGGCCTCTACAACATCTGCTACGTCAACGCCTTCCAGGTCCAGCCCGGCGAGACCGGCGACTGGCCCGCCGACCTGCTGCTGCGGGACGAGAACGGCGACGTCGTCATCGACCCCGACTGGGACGAGGCGCTGCTCGACATCGGCACCGCCGCCAAGCGCGAACGCGTCGCCGAGCGGGTCAACAAGTGGACGGACGGCTGCGCCGACAAGGGCTTCGACGCCGTCGAGCCCGACAACTACGACAGCTACACCCGTTCCCAGGACCTGCTGACCGCCGCGGACGCCAAGGCGTTCGTCACCCTGCTGTCCGCGCACGCGCACTCCCGCGGCCTGGCCGCCGCCCAGAAGAACACGGTCGAACTCGCCGGCAGCCGCGCCGAGACGGGGCTGGACTTCGCCGTCGCGGAGGAGTGCGCTCCGTGGAACGAGTGCGACGAGTACGCCGCCGCGTTCGACAACCACGTCGTGGTGGTCGAGTACACCGACGAGGGCCTGCGGAAGGCGTGCGACGGCTGGGGCGGCGAGCTGAGCATCGTACGCCGCGACGTGGCCGTCTCCACGCCCGGCAGCGACGGCTACGTCCACCGCACCTGCTGA